In the Leptospira limi genome, one interval contains:
- the coaE gene encoding dephospho-CoA kinase (Dephospho-CoA kinase (CoaE) performs the final step in coenzyme A biosynthesis.): protein MALASNKTLIGITGSIGSGKSTALSIFGELGAVTISSDAIARTFTEPNSPVKSELISIFGPSIEMKGGTINRTKIAELAFSNESKLKSLNELLHPLVRKSFLQFFLSQKEGSIVAWEVPLLFETDAHTICDFTVTVYLPKEQNWERVKQRGGMEKSDFERRTLSQMDIEEKKSLSDFVVTNDTDREGLKEQIVIIYKEIQKRIQK, encoded by the coding sequence GTGGCACTCGCTTCCAACAAAACATTAATTGGGATCACTGGATCAATAGGATCAGGGAAATCCACTGCACTTTCCATCTTTGGAGAATTAGGTGCAGTGACGATCAGTTCTGATGCGATTGCCCGTACATTCACAGAACCAAATAGCCCAGTCAAATCAGAATTAATCTCTATTTTTGGACCCTCCATTGAAATGAAAGGTGGTACGATCAACCGTACTAAAATTGCCGAACTTGCTTTTAGCAACGAATCAAAGTTAAAGTCACTGAACGAACTCCTCCATCCTTTAGTCAGAAAATCTTTCCTTCAATTTTTCCTATCCCAAAAAGAAGGGAGTATTGTCGCTTGGGAAGTCCCACTCCTATTTGAGACTGATGCTCATACCATTTGTGATTTCACTGTGACTGTTTACCTTCCCAAAGAACAAAATTGGGAACGAGTGAAACAACGAGGTGGGATGGAAAAATCTGATTTCGAAAGAAGAACCTTATCGCAGATGGACATTGAGGAAAAAAAGTCTCTCTCTGATTTTGTCGTAACGAACGATACTGATAGAGAAGGCTTAAAAGAACAAATCGTAATTATCTATAAAGAAATTCAAAAAAGGATTCAAAAATGA
- a CDS encoding alpha/beta fold hydrolase, translating to MKPNQTLKLTIVLALFYTLGCASGLHKTGISIERFRSDLETKSIVVDDLVWKYTEKPGNGETLLVVHGFGGDKDHWTRFSRYLPKNIRVIAPDLPGFGESSKPDSISYTQEAQAIRLQQFTEKLGLTEFHIAGNSMGGGISGIFAAKYPKLVKSLILFDNAGIKSPIPSEMQRIELSGAESPLLVKDTEDFDRLLKFTFVKPPYLPSFLKSYFAEKSVANREWNGQILKQIRKEGYILESQLDKIQAPCLTIWGKEDKVIHYSVMDVLKKKLKSKLETVLLENMGHAPMIEDPQLSAKLVQDWISNGTLNKN from the coding sequence ATGAAACCAAACCAAACACTCAAACTTACCATTGTTCTGGCACTTTTCTACACCCTAGGTTGTGCTTCCGGACTCCACAAAACAGGCATTAGTATCGAAAGATTCAGGTCTGACTTAGAAACAAAATCAATTGTAGTTGATGATTTGGTTTGGAAGTATACAGAAAAACCTGGGAACGGAGAAACCCTTCTCGTTGTACACGGCTTTGGTGGTGACAAAGACCATTGGACAAGGTTTTCAAGATACCTTCCCAAAAACATTCGGGTCATCGCACCTGATTTACCTGGTTTTGGTGAATCAAGTAAACCGGATTCCATCTCTTACACCCAAGAAGCACAAGCGATTCGATTACAACAATTCACAGAAAAACTAGGACTTACTGAATTTCACATAGCAGGCAATTCAATGGGTGGTGGGATTTCAGGAATTTTTGCAGCCAAATACCCGAAACTTGTGAAGTCACTCATCCTGTTTGACAATGCAGGGATCAAAAGCCCCATACCGAGTGAAATGCAAAGAATTGAACTCTCTGGTGCTGAAAGCCCACTACTTGTCAAAGACACTGAAGATTTTGACAGACTTCTCAAATTTACATTTGTAAAACCACCTTACTTACCATCGTTTCTAAAATCTTATTTTGCTGAAAAGTCTGTCGCAAACCGTGAGTGGAATGGACAAATTCTCAAACAAATCAGAAAGGAAGGGTATATTCTAGAGTCACAACTCGATAAAATCCAAGCACCTTGCCTTACCATTTGGGGAAAAGAAGACAAGGTAATCCATTATTCGGTTATGGATGTTCTAAAGAAAAAACTAAAATCAAAATTGGAAACCGTTCTGCTTGAGAATATGGGCCATGCTCCAATGATTGAAGACCCACAATTGTCCGCCAAACTCGTACAAGACTGGATTTCAAACGGTACTTTAAACAAAAACTAA
- a CDS encoding aminotransferase-like domain-containing protein, whose translation MVKTKYEQLAIDIKNEIRSGFYSENEKIPSLREIQSIKSCSLTTAKEAYRILEEEGYIYVQNKSGYYVQKNISSLILGPQNEFYDTVEADDRIQQIMNTVMDPKLISFGAAIPSEIYLPIHELNNAFKKALLHKEIFRYGDLQGNPHLREWLAKRTSMFGYRVSTNQIQITAGCTEAITYSLMAVTEPGDTVIVPSPIYVGLFQILETLKLKVVEIPYRGKEGISVTEFEKLVKRHKPKVFLFASNFNNPNGILFSDETKQLLANLSFQYGIHLVEDDIYGDLYFEGTRPKPLVSFFPHTNNGPKSFLCSSFSKTLSPGLRMGWVVTKNGIHSVSKIARAFKIAENHPTQICVLEFLKRQTYERHLKFLRTEYKKLSKETTDLLITHSDGNLKITKPDGGFVLWIESALDGDKLLLEAKKIGMAIAPGSLFGLSKHWNYFFRLNVSVGQSSKIREKLILFANRFQKNGNRKKTF comes from the coding sequence ATGGTAAAAACAAAATACGAACAACTCGCCATTGATATAAAAAATGAAATTCGTTCAGGATTTTATTCAGAAAATGAGAAAATACCATCCTTACGAGAAATCCAATCGATTAAATCCTGTAGCCTAACAACCGCAAAAGAAGCCTATCGAATATTGGAAGAGGAAGGTTATATTTATGTACAAAACAAATCAGGATACTATGTTCAAAAAAACATAAGTTCCCTCATCCTTGGACCACAAAATGAATTTTATGATACCGTGGAAGCAGATGACAGAATCCAACAAATCATGAATACAGTGATGGACCCTAAACTCATCTCTTTTGGAGCGGCAATTCCATCGGAGATCTATTTACCAATCCATGAATTAAACAATGCATTTAAAAAAGCACTCTTACACAAAGAAATATTTAGGTATGGTGACCTACAAGGAAATCCTCACCTAAGAGAATGGTTAGCAAAACGTACTTCCATGTTTGGTTACAGAGTTAGCACAAACCAAATCCAAATCACGGCTGGTTGTACAGAAGCAATCACTTATTCGCTTATGGCAGTGACAGAACCAGGTGATACCGTCATTGTCCCGTCTCCCATTTATGTTGGCTTATTCCAAATTTTAGAAACTCTTAAATTGAAAGTGGTGGAAATTCCCTACCGTGGTAAGGAAGGGATCAGTGTCACGGAATTTGAAAAACTCGTGAAACGCCACAAACCAAAAGTATTTTTGTTTGCTTCCAATTTTAATAACCCGAATGGAATTTTATTCAGTGATGAAACAAAACAACTTTTAGCAAATTTATCATTCCAATATGGAATTCATCTTGTTGAAGATGATATTTATGGTGATTTGTACTTTGAAGGAACAAGACCAAAACCTTTGGTAAGTTTTTTCCCTCATACAAACAATGGTCCAAAATCATTTTTATGTTCTTCTTTTTCGAAAACACTTTCTCCAGGCCTTCGGATGGGTTGGGTTGTCACAAAAAATGGAATCCATTCGGTGTCCAAAATTGCAAGAGCATTCAAAATTGCAGAAAACCATCCAACTCAAATCTGTGTTCTTGAATTTTTAAAAAGACAAACGTATGAAAGGCATTTAAAATTTTTAAGAACTGAATATAAAAAGTTAAGTAAAGAAACAACGGACTTACTCATCACTCATAGTGATGGAAACCTCAAAATCACAAAACCCGATGGTGGATTTGTTCTTTGGATCGAATCCGCGTTAGATGGAGATAAATTATTATTAGAAGCAAAAAAAATAGGAATGGCGATTGCACCTGGATCTTTATTTGGACTCTCCAAACATTGGAATTATTTTTTCAGACTGAATGTTTCCGTTGGGCAATCATCCAAAATCCGAGAGAAACTGATCCTCTTTGCAAATCGATTTCAGAAAAATGGAAATCGAAAAAAAACTTTTTAG
- a CDS encoding aminotransferase-like domain-containing protein, translating into METNLANQFLAKRTNGIRSSVIREILKITVQDSDFLSFAGGLPNPNLLDQNVLLTATEETIRNYSRVAFQYGDSTGYESLRKRIQSDFVDVPVHTNSIFITHGSQQGLDILGKLFLDENTNLLLEDPVYLGALQAFSPYSPNMIPLPMESDGPNLLELEKILSMQKIHCFYTNPSYQNPSTITWSLEKRKVVASLLDQYGVILFEDEAYKYLDFKGVVYPSISSFRERLDLTFVLGSFSKIISPGFRLGWVVVPELYQKIFTNAKQGIDLNTNQFSQVVMDILLSHLDWKEHLSKIQLYYAKQKEHLVKLLQFHLPEVRFEEPKGGMFLWTEYPNVTEVDMMDGIMEKKVVMVPGNEFRLVASESAFFRMNYSFLTIQGMEEGVKRIVSVYRDIIT; encoded by the coding sequence ATGGAAACGAATCTTGCAAACCAATTTTTAGCAAAAAGGACAAATGGGATTCGATCTTCTGTCATCCGAGAGATACTAAAAATCACAGTTCAGGATTCCGATTTTTTGTCATTTGCGGGTGGACTTCCCAATCCGAATTTATTGGACCAAAATGTATTATTAACGGCAACAGAAGAGACAATTCGAAATTATAGTCGAGTTGCGTTTCAGTATGGAGATTCCACTGGTTACGAATCACTGAGAAAGAGGATCCAAAGTGATTTTGTGGATGTTCCCGTTCATACCAATTCTATCTTCATTACCCATGGTTCACAACAAGGTTTGGATATACTTGGAAAACTGTTTCTAGATGAAAATACAAATCTTCTACTAGAAGACCCAGTGTATTTAGGTGCTTTACAAGCTTTTTCACCTTACAGTCCCAATATGATTCCATTACCCATGGAGTCTGATGGACCAAATCTTTTGGAACTGGAAAAAATCCTTTCGATGCAAAAGATCCATTGTTTTTATACAAACCCAAGTTACCAAAACCCATCGACGATTACTTGGTCATTGGAAAAAAGAAAGGTTGTTGCATCACTTTTGGATCAATATGGAGTCATTTTATTTGAGGATGAAGCCTATAAGTATTTGGATTTTAAAGGAGTGGTTTATCCATCGATTTCTTCTTTTCGGGAAAGATTGGACCTAACGTTTGTTTTGGGTAGTTTCTCTAAAATTATCTCACCAGGATTTCGATTGGGTTGGGTTGTGGTTCCAGAGTTGTACCAAAAAATTTTCACCAATGCCAAACAAGGAATTGATTTAAACACCAATCAATTTTCCCAAGTTGTGATGGACATTCTCCTATCGCATTTGGATTGGAAAGAACACCTTTCTAAAATCCAATTGTATTATGCGAAACAAAAAGAACATTTGGTAAAACTTCTGCAATTCCACCTTCCCGAAGTTAGATTCGAGGAACCAAAAGGAGGGATGTTCCTTTGGACTGAATACCCAAATGTGACGGAAGTTGATATGATGGATGGGATCATGGAAAAAAAAGTAGTGATGGTGCCAGGAAATGAATTTCGATTGGTCGCTTCAGAATCAGCTTTCTTTCGAATGAATTATAGTTTTTTGACGATTCAGGGAATGGAAGAGGGTGTAAAACGGATCGTTTCTGTTTATCGAGACATAATTACGTAA
- a CDS encoding PP2C family protein-serine/threonine phosphatase, which produces MRKSFLGLVYASIVFCFCQCQNPDIDRNLHFRQGVLDLTEITFKEDTAINLEGEWELYFGEFHYPPFHGKKELTGYLAIPNSWQNEEYGGIELPRTGKVTLRAFIHINKQTVGQELRIYIPDVASSYRFFANGVLIGGQGKPGINQFDDTPRIKSKYYTLIPDDEVIELVFHIANYENNFGGFWGVPMLGNKYALDREKMFSNARELFLLGALSLIGLYHFGLFFYKRKEKSIFYFAIFCVLLGIRLAFTGERYVLELFPKFHWPTAFRIEFASYYFAVPTFLLFIHSLFPEESKEKHVRRALIVSCLFSFTLFLPISVFTILLYGFQILAFVIIGYVIHINLKAVINSRPNSKLFLIGLLILAFSVSFDILKHSLNSRGIGLTPYALLCFIFIQSLILSSRIANAFVRAEELAESLKISNESLLAVTENLEQIVSERTYQLNFSLNRIKKDLLLAKKIQQKILPSDGIKFDPLKIHLYFQPQDEVGGDFYDIFELDNGIVRFFVADATGHGIQAALYTMAIKSEYEAIKRFITKTDDLMNHLNQKIQNKFSGLKIVFSGFLLDIDTKTKTVYYSSAGHPNQIFQANGNQIILNRTGNIIGLKKDQPYTQKQFQILEGDRILLFTDGMLEQKNEAREEFGMDRIQKILSDFQNKESERVLAELVIQLFLFQGKEEQEDDQTMVLIEWEKNDSNQNSI; this is translated from the coding sequence ATGCGAAAGAGTTTTCTGGGATTGGTGTATGCCTCCATTGTCTTCTGTTTTTGCCAGTGCCAAAACCCAGACATCGATCGGAATTTACACTTTCGACAAGGTGTCTTAGATTTAACAGAAATCACCTTTAAAGAAGACACAGCCATCAATTTGGAAGGGGAATGGGAGTTGTACTTTGGGGAATTCCACTACCCGCCCTTCCATGGAAAAAAAGAACTCACTGGTTACCTTGCGATTCCTAACTCGTGGCAAAATGAAGAGTATGGAGGCATTGAATTACCTAGAACCGGGAAAGTCACCTTACGCGCGTTCATCCATATCAATAAACAAACTGTAGGCCAAGAACTTAGGATTTATATTCCAGATGTTGCCTCTTCTTATCGATTTTTTGCCAATGGAGTTCTCATTGGTGGACAAGGGAAACCCGGGATCAATCAATTTGATGATACTCCAAGGATCAAATCAAAATATTATACTCTCATACCTGACGATGAAGTAATCGAACTTGTGTTTCATATAGCTAATTATGAAAACAATTTTGGTGGGTTTTGGGGAGTTCCCATGTTAGGAAACAAATATGCCTTAGATCGCGAAAAGATGTTTTCCAACGCAAGGGAATTATTTTTACTCGGTGCCCTTTCACTCATCGGTTTGTATCATTTTGGATTATTCTTTTATAAACGAAAAGAAAAATCCATTTTTTACTTTGCGATCTTTTGTGTATTACTCGGAATACGCCTTGCATTTACGGGTGAAAGGTATGTTTTGGAACTTTTTCCGAAATTCCATTGGCCCACTGCGTTTCGGATTGAGTTTGCTTCTTATTACTTTGCTGTACCGACTTTTTTATTGTTCATCCATTCTTTATTTCCAGAAGAATCAAAGGAAAAACATGTTCGTCGTGCTCTCATTGTTAGTTGCCTTTTTTCCTTTACCTTGTTTTTACCAATATCGGTATTTACCATTTTACTCTATGGATTTCAAATACTTGCATTTGTCATCATTGGATACGTCATTCATATTAACTTAAAAGCAGTCATCAATAGCCGACCGAATTCAAAACTATTTTTGATTGGCTTACTGATATTAGCATTTTCAGTATCCTTTGATATTCTGAAACATAGTTTAAACAGTCGAGGGATTGGACTCACTCCCTATGCCCTATTGTGTTTTATCTTTATCCAATCACTCATCCTCTCAAGTAGAATCGCAAATGCATTTGTACGTGCGGAAGAATTGGCAGAAAGTTTAAAAATAAGCAACGAATCTTTGTTAGCCGTAACAGAAAATCTGGAACAAATTGTTTCTGAACGAACCTACCAATTGAATTTTTCACTAAATCGAATTAAAAAAGACTTACTATTAGCCAAAAAAATCCAACAAAAAATCTTACCTTCCGATGGAATCAAGTTTGATCCCTTAAAAATCCATCTCTACTTCCAACCACAAGACGAAGTGGGAGGAGATTTTTATGATATCTTTGAATTGGATAACGGAATTGTTCGTTTTTTTGTCGCGGATGCAACTGGCCACGGAATCCAAGCGGCTCTTTACACGATGGCTATTAAATCAGAATATGAAGCCATCAAACGATTTATCACCAAAACAGATGATTTAATGAACCATCTCAACCAAAAGATCCAAAATAAATTCTCAGGTCTGAAGATCGTGTTTTCTGGATTTTTATTGGACATTGATACCAAAACTAAAACGGTTTATTATTCTTCAGCTGGTCACCCGAATCAGATTTTCCAAGCTAACGGAAACCAAATCATACTAAACCGAACAGGGAATATCATTGGTTTAAAAAAGGACCAACCTTACACCCAAAAACAATTCCAAATTTTGGAAGGGGACCGTATTTTACTTTTTACCGATGGGATGTTGGAACAAAAAAATGAAGCCAGGGAAGAGTTTGGAATGGATCGGATTCAAAAGATTCTTTCTGATTTTCAAAACAAGGAATCAGAAAGAGTTCTCGCCGAACTAGTCATCCAATTGTTTTTATTCCAAGGAAAGGAAGAACAAGAAGATGACCAAACGATGGTACTCATTGAATGGGAAAAAAATGATTCCAATCAAAACTCAATTTAA
- a CDS encoding radical SAM protein, translating into MAETSTLHQRPASSLSLLEEMERTYKDLPMEAIVKQDILRQGIHFFPEAFQVKDPYKSKDYFIFSFDHIPLADLKDGADTKAPEEIKISGGHFGLLKTVISTRNNPNSPYKMKLKEGKPTLFLEDTEIGTAEYPPIPSWYRHKTKSGKLPGEIAPVIEWGYLLYLTVFRNCQYFGKDEECAYCDINHNYRQQKGAGRPYTGVKDVEDILEVLSWVDAEDEVAKVYTITGGSVLTNLKKKSEVDFYLQYPEAIEARFPKRWMGKLVAQAFEKEDCQKFKDAGIQIYHPNYEVWDKALFEKICPGKASWIGYENWIRRVVDSAEVFGPENVIPNFVGGVELSEPWGFKTVKEAITSTKQGLDFFMSKGIVPRFTAWCPEPYTTLGQQAGPPLVYFCELLRAWKETFESYGLPTPPGYGEPGPGKAVFSVSAFMDVIGYTGRN; encoded by the coding sequence ATGGCTGAAACCTCTACATTGCACCAAAGACCTGCCTCCTCCCTCTCTTTATTAGAAGAAATGGAAAGAACGTATAAAGACTTACCTATGGAAGCCATCGTCAAACAAGACATCTTAAGACAAGGGATTCATTTTTTCCCAGAGGCCTTCCAAGTCAAAGACCCTTATAAATCTAAGGATTACTTTATCTTTTCCTTCGATCATATTCCACTAGCGGATCTAAAAGATGGAGCAGATACGAAAGCTCCAGAAGAAATCAAAATCAGCGGTGGCCATTTTGGACTTTTGAAAACCGTCATCTCCACACGAAATAACCCAAATTCCCCGTACAAAATGAAACTGAAAGAGGGAAAACCAACTCTGTTTTTAGAGGATACAGAAATTGGAACAGCAGAATACCCACCCATTCCATCTTGGTACAGACACAAAACTAAATCAGGAAAACTTCCTGGCGAAATCGCACCCGTCATCGAATGGGGTTACCTTCTTTACTTAACTGTCTTTCGTAACTGCCAGTACTTTGGAAAAGACGAAGAATGTGCGTATTGTGACATCAACCATAACTACCGCCAACAAAAAGGCGCGGGTCGTCCTTATACGGGAGTCAAGGATGTAGAAGATATTTTAGAAGTGTTATCTTGGGTAGATGCAGAAGACGAAGTTGCAAAAGTGTACACAATCACAGGTGGTTCCGTCCTCACCAATCTCAAGAAAAAATCGGAAGTGGATTTTTACTTACAGTATCCAGAAGCCATCGAAGCTAGGTTTCCGAAACGATGGATGGGAAAACTAGTAGCACAAGCCTTTGAAAAGGAAGATTGCCAAAAATTCAAAGATGCAGGGATTCAAATTTACCATCCCAATTATGAAGTATGGGACAAGGCTCTTTTTGAAAAAATATGCCCTGGGAAAGCAAGTTGGATTGGATATGAAAATTGGATCCGAAGAGTGGTGGATTCAGCAGAAGTATTTGGACCCGAAAATGTAATACCCAACTTTGTAGGTGGAGTTGAACTTTCTGAACCTTGGGGATTCAAAACAGTAAAAGAAGCCATCACTTCCACAAAACAAGGGTTAGATTTTTTTATGTCGAAAGGAATTGTGCCTAGATTTACAGCATGGTGCCCGGAACCATACACAACTCTTGGCCAACAAGCAGGCCCTCCTCTTGTGTATTTTTGTGAACTTTTACGCGCATGGAAAGAAACATTTGAATCTTATGGTTTACCAACCCCTCCAGGGTATGGCGAACCTGGACCTGGTAAGGCAGTATTTTCAGTTTCTGCATTTATGGATGTCATAGGTTATACTGGACGAAATTAG
- a CDS encoding lipoprotein LipL45 has product MKASKLTIMGLALLFTGLTVCKKPEAEVSEAPKKPADLSAVVVFAVGDSKIQHADQTEEKAQLGALLKTGDNVVTGDNGKVDIQFADGSSIRISPKSAIDFAKLSQDNAGTTDTQIALVSGKVFAKVNKAKKEDNFTVVTPTAIAGVRGTSFIVESAEGKPAKVKVVEGAVAFAPRVPALEKLSEEEISKNTELKKLQESIAKAEVILEKDQASTQSAKSAELAKSADIQSLDLSKAFKTAEKEKLVVESAKLTKNEEQEIKTIVTVDKQTAQEIVKLSESAQTEKLDELKKQEIDTKKQAIEKEVAKRQEEEKKKFEESLASQPKDFKSKKDIVNYYERIEKIVLVDGKTVIGAIINQENGQLIVHTENGVKKIDMDNVEEVIYDLQQKSKF; this is encoded by the coding sequence ATGAAAGCATCGAAACTAACCATCATGGGACTTGCGCTTCTTTTCACTGGGCTTACAGTTTGTAAGAAACCAGAAGCAGAAGTATCAGAAGCACCTAAAAAACCTGCAGACTTATCTGCGGTAGTCGTATTTGCGGTAGGAGATTCTAAAATCCAACACGCAGACCAAACGGAAGAAAAAGCACAACTTGGTGCCCTTCTGAAAACAGGGGATAATGTAGTCACAGGCGACAATGGAAAAGTAGACATCCAATTTGCAGATGGCTCGAGCATTCGTATCTCTCCAAAGTCCGCGATTGACTTTGCAAAACTTTCTCAAGACAACGCTGGAACAACAGACACTCAAATTGCTCTTGTTTCCGGAAAAGTATTCGCGAAAGTTAACAAAGCTAAGAAAGAAGACAACTTTACTGTCGTAACACCAACTGCAATTGCGGGTGTGCGAGGAACTTCTTTCATCGTAGAATCTGCTGAAGGAAAACCAGCGAAAGTGAAAGTGGTTGAAGGTGCAGTAGCATTTGCTCCACGTGTTCCAGCGTTAGAAAAACTTTCTGAAGAAGAAATTTCAAAAAACACTGAACTTAAAAAACTACAAGAGTCTATTGCAAAGGCTGAAGTGATCTTGGAAAAAGACCAAGCTTCTACTCAATCAGCAAAATCTGCAGAACTTGCGAAGTCAGCTGACATTCAATCTTTGGATTTATCAAAAGCATTCAAAACTGCTGAGAAAGAAAAACTCGTAGTGGAAAGTGCAAAACTTACTAAAAACGAAGAACAAGAAATCAAAACGATCGTGACTGTTGACAAACAAACAGCACAAGAGATTGTAAAACTTAGTGAATCAGCTCAAACTGAGAAACTCGATGAATTGAAAAAACAAGAAATCGACACTAAAAAACAAGCGATCGAAAAAGAAGTAGCGAAACGACAAGAAGAAGAGAAGAAAAAATTCGAAGAATCTTTAGCTAGCCAACCAAAAGATTTCAAATCTAAAAAAGACATCGTAAACTACTACGAAAGAATCGAAAAAATCGTGTTAGTCGATGGAAAAACAGTGATTGGTGCAATCATCAACCAAGAAAATGGTCAATTGATTGTTCACACTGAAAATGGTGTTAAGAAAATTGATATGGACAATGTAGAAGAAGTCATTTACGACCTTCAACAAAAATCCAAATTCTAA
- the lipA gene encoding lipoyl synthase — protein MNPLKKKPRSKHLNPTQPLPDWMKVRVSFPKESDALSAVRAEVETKQLHTVCESASCPNLNHCWNRKTATYMLAGDICTRRCQYCDVAFGKPKSLDIDEPEKVARSVEALGLKHVVLTAVNRDDLKDGGANHFAETITKIKTYRPECSIEVLIPDFKAKEESLQILYAAKPNIINHNIETVERLFPTITPQKNYRRSLEVLTHIAKHGFLTKSGLILGLGETEEDVNQCLQDLYEHGVRMLTIGQYLQPGPTHYPVQSFIPPETFQMWKETAYKIGFKTVASGPLVRSSYHADEYFTEDSLNLPKE, from the coding sequence ATGAATCCACTAAAAAAGAAACCTCGCTCAAAACATTTGAACCCCACCCAACCTCTCCCAGATTGGATGAAGGTGCGAGTGAGTTTCCCAAAAGAGTCCGATGCCTTATCAGCCGTAAGGGCGGAGGTGGAAACCAAACAATTGCATACGGTTTGTGAGTCGGCAAGTTGTCCAAACCTCAACCATTGTTGGAACCGAAAAACTGCTACCTATATGTTGGCTGGTGATATCTGCACAAGACGTTGCCAATACTGTGATGTCGCCTTTGGAAAACCAAAATCCCTAGACATTGACGAACCAGAAAAAGTAGCAAGGTCTGTCGAAGCACTAGGGCTTAAACATGTAGTTCTCACGGCAGTCAACCGAGATGATTTAAAAGATGGTGGGGCAAACCATTTCGCAGAAACCATCACAAAAATCAAAACCTACCGACCAGAATGTTCCATCGAAGTTCTTATCCCTGATTTTAAGGCCAAAGAAGAATCCTTACAAATTCTCTATGCTGCCAAACCCAATATCATCAACCATAACATTGAAACTGTGGAACGACTCTTTCCCACAATCACTCCCCAAAAAAATTACCGTAGGTCCCTCGAAGTTTTGACTCATATCGCAAAACATGGATTCCTCACAAAAAGTGGACTGATCCTTGGACTTGGGGAAACAGAAGAGGATGTGAACCAATGTTTACAGGATTTATATGAGCATGGAGTTCGAATGTTGACAATTGGGCAATACTTACAACCAGGTCCTACTCATTACCCAGTCCAAAGTTTCATTCCCCCTGAAACATTCCAAATGTGGAAAGAAACTGCTTATAAAATCGGATTTAAGACAGTAGCATCAGGACCGCTCGTCCGTTCCTCTTACCATGCAGATGAATATTTTACGGAGGATTCTCTGAATCTACCGAAAGAGTAG
- a CDS encoding pseudouridine synthase: MRINAFLAKLGLGSRRKVEELVLSGRVKINGSTITDLSFQVNEEDTILFDGKPVGKEEGFESRPKIIAFNKPAGFLTSHEDKHHENTIFTLLPESFQKYNYAGRLDLDSRGLILLSIDGNFIQKVTHPKNKIDKEYIISLKQPVSWKKIAEEFMLGVREGGETLRALSVKPANVVPEKTQPGFTSYLSIVLKEGKKRQIRRMCKTKDLVVLDLYRIRIGKLDLRNFHLEEGKYKVVTEGQVLGNPSS; the protein is encoded by the coding sequence ATGAGGATCAATGCATTTCTTGCCAAATTAGGTTTAGGTTCCCGACGGAAAGTAGAAGAATTGGTCCTATCGGGCCGGGTCAAAATCAATGGAAGTACGATCACAGATTTGTCCTTCCAGGTGAATGAGGAAGATACAATCCTATTCGATGGTAAACCGGTCGGAAAAGAGGAAGGATTTGAATCGAGGCCAAAAATCATAGCGTTTAATAAGCCAGCTGGGTTCCTCACCTCTCATGAAGACAAACACCATGAGAACACCATTTTCACCTTATTACCCGAATCGTTCCAAAAGTATAATTATGCTGGTCGTTTGGATTTAGATTCAAGGGGACTTATCCTTTTGTCAATCGATGGGAATTTTATCCAAAAAGTAACACATCCTAAAAACAAAATCGATAAAGAATATATTATTAGTTTAAAACAACCAGTCAGTTGGAAAAAAATTGCCGAGGAATTTATGTTAGGTGTAAGGGAAGGGGGGGAAACTCTACGTGCCCTTTCTGTAAAACCAGCAAACGTCGTTCCCGAAAAAACCCAACCTGGATTTACAAGTTACCTTAGCATTGTCTTAAAAGAAGGGAAAAAAAGACAAATTCGTAGGATGTGTAAAACAAAGGATTTAGTTGTTCTTGATTTGTATCGAATTCGGATCGGTAAATTGGATCTCCGCAATTTTCATTTGGAAGAAGGAAAATACAAAGTGGTCACAGAAGGACAAGTTCTAGGGAATCCAAGTTCTTAA